A portion of the Roseibium porphyridii genome contains these proteins:
- a CDS encoding dihydroneopterin aldolase: MSVHSDLPLKYELIEEGCDTILIDGLLLPTEIGILDSEKGRRQTVRFDVEIGTIPGYRRIVREKGTFVSYADTVAFIQEKAASGGHIDLVEDWAEAVAEFVLSNPLAERVTVKVTKPEIFDEAQGVGIRISRRRAEA; encoded by the coding sequence ATGTCCGTCCATTCTGATCTGCCGTTGAAATATGAACTGATTGAGGAGGGGTGCGACACCATCCTGATCGACGGGTTATTGCTGCCGACCGAGATCGGTATTCTGGACAGCGAGAAAGGCCGACGCCAAACTGTTCGCTTCGACGTCGAAATCGGCACAATTCCAGGTTACCGGAGAATCGTGCGCGAAAAGGGGACTTTCGTATCTTATGCCGACACGGTCGCTTTCATTCAGGAAAAGGCCGCTTCTGGAGGCCATATTGATCTGGTCGAAGATTGGGCCGAAGCGGTCGCAGAGTTTGTGCTCTCCAATCCCTTGGCTGAGCGGGTCACGGTGAAGGTGACCAAGCCGGAAATCTTCGACGAAGCCCAAGGTGTCGGCATCCGCATCTCGCGTCGACGTGCTGAAGCATAG